One region of Brassica napus cultivar Da-Ae chromosome A10, Da-Ae, whole genome shotgun sequence genomic DNA includes:
- the LOC125578953 gene encoding uncharacterized protein LOC125578953 has translation MVAVDEHGEPTETAQTTAELQKQIDGLQIQITDMHRARETTGENPNLSSEVQSLKEKLDEHSKQLEQSAEKLSQLQSENSVLQDQNQALNTAGNKKRRFNTPIRPMGNLNTPSTGGGTTDTPPIPGVSGATREGTENPQIHDLEESDSEPEPGKEAPERTAATESSITAYLEQIFSKKFDGMQSMVERLPGVAPPIRRSNPDSYADTPFLEEIFSVEMPRKLSFPSIKMYDGTGDPDDHIVQYKKRMLAVALPKESREATMCKGSISSFAGLSDKLVEQFTSSRSLEKTSDGLYKILQHRVEPLRDYIACFNQEKVVVPECSIPTAISAFKRGLLPDGGLYIELIMYPCKTMEDVISRAWAQVKWEEDVASRAKAQPKQDQRSARSDQGDREERSSQKGSKDSVLETGASSSTGLKRRKKECRAGQMGQQVKWPPKMKAPDSFWNPELWCDFHRDHGHKIEDCITLRIKVNELLQKGHLREFLSEKSKAHLGKETAGNSKGAAPTSPPRQDRVIHIIYGGSEVSGVSHAAEKKCTHNAKHGLETIQPKRLLLGTNEISFTTKEQEKILAPPP, from the exons ATGGTGGCGGTGGATGAGCATGGCGAACCAACTGAAACTGCCCAAACGACAGCTGAGCTTCAAAAGCAAATAGACGGCTTGCAAATCCAAATCACCGACATGCATCGAGCTCGAGAGACTACCGGAGAAAATCCCAACCTCTCTTCAGAAGTTCAAAGTCTGAAAGAAAAACTTGACGAACACTCcaaacagttggagcaaagcgCCGAAAAGCTAAGCCAGCTTCAGTCGGAGAACAGTGTCCTCCAGGACCAGAACCAAGCCCTAAACACGGCAGGCAACAAGAAGCGTCGTTTCAACACCCCGATCCGACCTATGGGAAATCTGAACACACCCAGCACCGGAGGAGGTACAACCGATACACCTCCTATACCAGGAGTATCTGGGGCAACTAGGGAAGGGACCGAGAATCCTCAAATCCATGACCTAGAAGAGAGTGATTCCGAGCCAGAACCTGGGAAGGAAGCACCTGAGAGGACTGCAGCAACAGAATCTTCCATAACCGCCTACCTGGAGCAGATTTTCTCTAAGAAATTCGATGGCATGCAGTCCATGGTAGAACGCCTACCAGGAGTAGCTCCCCCAATCCGGAGGAGTAACCCAGATTCTTACGCTGATACCCCCTTCTTGGAAGAAATCTTCTCAGTCGAGATGCCTAGAAAGTTATCCTTCCCTAGCATCAAGATGTATGACGGTACTGGCGACCCCGACGATCACATTGTGCAGTATAAGAAAAGGATGTTGGCAGTTGCACTCCCTAAGGAATCCCGCGAAGCCACGATGTGCAAAGG GTCCATATCTTCCTTCGCAGGTCTGAGCGATAAATTAGTGGAGCAGTTCACAAGTAGTAGAAGCCTGGAGAAGACTTCAGATGGTCTCTACAAGATCCTCCAGCATCGAGTGGAACCCCTGCGAGACTACATAGCCTGCTTCAACCAGGAGAAAGTGGTGGTCCCCGAATGCAGCATCCCTACTGCGATCTCTGCCTTCAAAAGAGGTCTACTTCCAGACGGGGGGCTATACATAGAGTTGATCATGTACCCTTGCAAGACCATGGAAGATGTGATATCCCGAGCCTGGGCGCAGGTGAAGTGGGAGGAAGATGTTGCTAGCCGTGCCAAGGCTCAACCAAAGCAGGACCAAAGGTCAGCCCGATCAGATCAAGGAGACCGAGAGGAAAGATCCTCCCAAAAAGGATCCAAGGACTCCGTATTAGAAACCGGGGCAAGTTCCAGTACCGGTctcaagagaaggaagaaggaaTGTCG AGCTGGACAGATGGGCCAACAGGTTAAGTGGCCTCCAAAGATGAAAGCACCTGATTCGTTCTGGAACCCGGAACTCTGGTGCGACTTCCACCGTGATCATGGCCACAAAATCGAAGACTGCATCACCCTAAGGATCAAGGTCAACGAATTACTCCAAAAGGGGCATCTCCGAGAATTCCTCTCAGAGAAATCCAAAGCCCACCTCGGCAAAGAAACAGCAGGGAACTCCAAAGGAGCTGCGCCAACCTCACCACCTCGCCAAGATCGGGTGATCCATATCATATATGGAGGCTCAGAAGTAAGCGGAGTAAGTCATGCAGCCGAAAAGAAATGCACCCATAACGCTAAGCATGGTCTGGAAACTATCCAACCGAAGCGCCTACTTCTAGGCACCAATGAGATAAGCTTCACAACTAAGGAGCAAGAGAAGATCCTAGCCCCCCCACCATGA
- the LOC125578954 gene encoding uncharacterized protein LOC125578954 produces the protein MVAVDEHGEPTETAQTTAELQKQIDGLQIQITDMHRARETTGENPNLSSEVQSLKEKLDEHSKQLEQSAEKLSQLQSENSVLQDQNQALNTAGNKKRRFNTPIRPMGNLNTPSTGGGTTDTPPIPGVSGATREGTENPQIHDLEESDSEPEPGKEAPERTAATESSITAYLEQIFSKKFDGMQSMVERLPGVAPPIRRSNPDSYADTPFLEEIFSVEMPRKLSFPSIKMYDGTGDPDDHIVQYKKRMLAVALPKESREATMCKGSISSFAGLSDKLVEQFTSSRSLEKTSDGLYKILQHRVEPLRDYIACFNQEKVVVPECSIPTAISAFKRGLLPDGGLYIELIMYPCKTMEDVISRAWAQVKWEEDVASRAKAQPKQDQRSARSDQGDREERSSQKGSKDSVLETGASSSTGLKRRKKECRAGQMGQQVKWPPKMKAPDSFWNPELWCDFHRDHGHKIEDCITLRIKVNELLQKGHLREFLSEKAKAHLGKETAGNSKGAAPTSPPRQDRVIHIIYGGSEVSGVSHAAEKKCTHNAKHGLETIQPKRLLLGTNEISFTTKEQEKILAPPP, from the exons ATGGTGGCGGTGGATGAGCATGGCGAACCAACTGAAACTGCCCAAACGACAGCTGAGCTTCAAAAGCAAATAGACGGCTTGCAAATCCAAATCACCGACATGCATCGAGCTCGAGAGACTACCGGAGAAAATCCCAACCTCTCTTCAGAAGTTCAAAGTCTGAAAGAAAAACTTGACGAACACTCcaaacagttggagcaaagcgCCGAAAAGCTAAGCCAGCTTCAGTCGGAGAACAGTGTCCTCCAGGACCAGAACCAAGCCCTAAACACGGCAGGCAACAAGAAGCGTCGTTTCAACACCCCGATCCGACCTATGGGAAATCTGAACACACCCAGCACCGGAGGAGGTACAACCGATACACCTCCTATACCAGGAGTATCTGGGGCAACTAGGGAAGGGACCGAGAATCCTCAAATCCATGACCTAGAAGAGAGTGATTCCGAGCCAGAACCTGGGAAGGAAGCACCTGAGAGGACTGCAGCAACAGAATCTTCCATAACCGCCTACCTGGAGCAGATTTTCTCTAAGAAATTCGATGGCATGCAGTCCATGGTAGAACGCCTACCAGGAGTAGCTCCCCCAATCCGGAGGAGTAACCCAGATTCTTACGCTGATACCCCCTTCTTGGAAGAAATCTTCTCAGTCGAGATGCCTAGAAAGTTATCCTTCCCTAGCATCAAGATGTATGACGGTACTGGCGACCCCGACGATCACATTGTGCAGTATAAGAAAAGGATGTTGGCAGTTGCACTCCCTAAGGAATCCCGCGAAGCCACGATGTGCAAAGG GTCCATATCTTCCTTCGCAGGTCTGAGCGATAAATTAGTGGAGCAGTTCACAAGTAGTAGAAGCCTGGAGAAGACTTCAGATGGTCTCTACAAGATCCTCCAGCATCGAGTGGAACCCCTGCGAGACTACATAGCCTGCTTCAACCAGGAGAAAGTGGTGGTCCCCGAATGCAGCATCCCTACTGCGATCTCTGCCTTCAAAAGAGGTCTACTTCCAGACGGGGGGCTATACATAGAGTTGATCATGTACCCTTGCAAGACCATGGAAGATGTGATATCCCGAGCCTGGGCGCAGGTGAAGTGGGAGGAAGATGTTGCTAGCCGTGCCAAGGCTCAACCAAAGCAGGACCAAAGGTCAGCCCGATCAGATCAAGGAGACCGAGAGGAAAGATCCTCCCAAAAAGGATCCAAGGACTCCGTATTAGAAACCGGGGCAAGTTCCAGTACCGGTctcaagagaaggaagaaggaaTGTCG AGCTGGACAGATGGGCCAACAGGTTAAGTGGCCTCCAAAGATGAAAGCACCTGATTCGTTCTGGAACCCGGAACTCTGGTGCGACTTCCACCGTGATCATGGCCACAAAATCGAAGACTGCATCACCCTAAGGATCAAGGTCAACGAATTACTCCAAAAGGGGCATCTCCGAGAATTCCTCTCAGAGAAAGCCAAAGCCCACCTCGGCAAAGAAACAGCAGGGAACTCCAAAGGAGCTGCGCCAACCTCACCACCTCGCCAAGATCGGGTGATCCATATCATATATGGAGGCTCAGAAGTAAGCGGAGTAAGTCATGCAGCCGAAAAGAAATGCACCCATAACGCTAAGCATGGTCTGGAAACTATCCAACCGAAGCGCCTACTTCTAGGCACCAATGAGATAAGCTTCACAACTAAGGAGCAAGAGAAGATCCTAGCCCCCCCACCATGA